One genomic segment of Tiliqua scincoides isolate rTilSci1 chromosome 6, rTilSci1.hap2, whole genome shotgun sequence includes these proteins:
- the LOC136655713 gene encoding alcohol dehydrogenase 1-like has translation MALWKPGIRVEPGSTCAVLGLGGVGLSVVIGCKAAGASQIIGVDINKDKFPKAKELGATECISPQDFKKPIQEVLVEMTGLGVDYAFEVIGRTDTQAAALASCHMSYGTCVLVGEPPAGSQLSFDPTHILIGKKLIGCALGGWKTKDDLPKLVSDYMKKKWNTDALISHTLPFEKIKEGFELLHAGKR, from the exons ATGGCTTTATGGAAGCCTGGAATCAGG GTGGAGCCTGGTTCTACCTGTGCCGTTTTGGGCTTGGGAGGCGTTGGGCTGTCTGTCGTGATAGGCTGCAAAGCAGCGGGAGCATCCCAGATTATTGGAGTTGACATCAACAAAGATAAGTTTCCCAAGGCCAAAGAGTTGGGAGCCACTGAGTGCATCTCTCCTCAAGACTTCAAGAAGCCCATTCAGGAGGTGCTTGTGGAAATGACTGGCCTTGGTGTGGACTATGCTTTTGAAGTCATTGGACGCACTGACACTCAG GCAGCAGCCCTTGCATCATGTCACATGAGTTATGGTACTTGCGTGCTGGTTGGGGAACCTCCTGCAGGGTCACAGCTCTCTTTTGATCCCACGCACATTCTAATAGGGAAGAAACTAATAGGATGTGCACTTGGAG GTTGGAAGACAAAAGACGATCTTCCTAAATTGGTTTCTGATTACATGAAAAAGAAGTGGAATACAGATGCATTAATAAGTCACACATTGCCCTTTGAGAAAATCAAGGAAGGGTTTGAGCTGCTTCATGCAGGGAAAAGGTAA
- the LOC136655398 gene encoding alcohol dehydrogenase 1B-like isoform X1 codes for MSTAGKVIKCKAAVIWELKKPFSIVEIEVAPPKAHEVRIKILASGICRSDDHAVSGSQYTKFPAILGHEGVGVVESIGEGVTCVKPGDKVIPLFLPMCGECKNCKHPRGNMCDKHGLGVEAALMADGTSRFTYKGEPIHAFGNTSTFTEYTVLREDAVVKIDAAAPPEKVCLIGCGFSTGYGAAINTAKVEPGSTCAVFGLGGVGLSAVMGCKAAGASRIIAIDINKDKFAKAKELGATECINPNDYKKPIEDVLVEMTNGGVDYSLEVIGRHETLNSALAACHKNYGISVMVGVPPSLSQMTIMPTLLFTGRTWKGSLFGGWKSKVAVPKLVSDFMQKKFTLDPLITHTLPLDKINEGFELLREGKSIRSVLVF; via the exons ATGAGCACTGCAGGGAAA GTTATtaaatgcaaagcagctgttATCTGGGAGCTGAAGAAACCATTTAGCATTGTGGAAATAGAAGTGGCTCCACCAAAGGCTCATGAAGTTCGCATTAAG ATTTTGGCTTCAGGAATCTGTCGCTCAGATGACCATGCAGTGAGTGGCTCACAGTACACAAAATTTCCCGCTATTCTTGGTCATGAAGGTGTTGGTGTTGTGGAAAGTATTGGAGAAGGAGTTACCTGTGTGAAACCAG GAGATAAAGTCATCCCACTCTTTCTCCCAATGTGTGGAGAATGCAAGAATTGCAAACATCCCAGAGGCAATATGTGCGACAAACATGG CCTTGGTGTAGAGGCTGCATTAATGGCTGATGGCACCAGCAGGTTCACTTACAAAGGGGAGCCAATCCATGCTTTTGGTAACACCAGCACATTCACAGAATACACTGTGCTACGTGAGGACGCTGTGGTCAAAATTGATGCTGCAGCACCTCctgaaaaagtgtgtcttattgGCTGTGGATTTTCTACTGGCTATGGTGCTGCTATCAATACTGCAAAG GTGGAGCCTGGTTCTACCTGTGCCGTTTTTGGGCTGGGAGGAGTTGGTCTGTCTGCTGTCATGGGCTGTAAAGCAGCTGGAGCTTCCCGAATTATTGCAATTGACATCAACAAGGATAAATTTGCCAAAGCCAAAGAGCTGGGTGCCACAGAATGCATTAACCCAAATGATTACAAGAAACCCATTGAGGATGTACTCGTTGAGATGACCAATGGTGGTGTTGACTATTCCTTGGAAGTGATTGGGCGCCATGAAACCCTG AATTCTGCTCTGGCTGCTTGCCACAAGAATTATGGAATCAGTGTGATGGTGGGAGTGCCTCCTTCGTTGTCTCAGATGACCATTATGCCAACGCTACTTTTCACAGGCCGTACTTGGAAAGGAAGTTTGTTTGGCG GTTGGAAAAGCAAAGTTGCTGTTCCTAAGCTGGTTTCAGATTTTATGCAGAAAAAGTTCACTCTGGATCCCTTAATCACTCACACGTTACCTTTGGATAAAATCAACGAAGGCTTTGAGTTGCTCCGGGAAGGAAAAAG TATTCGCAGTGTGCTGGTATTTTAA
- the LOC136655398 gene encoding alcohol dehydrogenase 1B-like isoform X2 — protein sequence MDTSGKVIKCKAAVIWELKKPFSIVEIEVAPPKAHEVRIKILASGICRSDDHAVSGSQYTKFPAILGHEGVGVVESIGEGVTCVKPGDKVIPLFLPMCGECKNCKHPRGNMCDKHGLGVEAALMADGTSRFTYKGEPIHAFGNTSTFTEYTVLREDAVVKIDAAAPPEKVCLIGCGFSTGYGAAINTAKVEPGSTCAVFGLGGVGLSAVMGCKAAGASRIIAIDINKDKFAKAKELGATECINPNDYKKPIEDVLVEMTNGGVDYSLEVIGRHETLNSALAACHKNYGISVMVGVPPSLSQMTIMPTLLFTGRTWKGSLFGGWKSKVAVPKLVSDFMQKKFTLDPLITHTLPLDKINEGFELLREGKSIRSVLVF from the exons ATGGATACATCTGGGAAA GTTATtaaatgcaaagcagctgttATCTGGGAGCTGAAGAAACCATTTAGCATTGTGGAAATAGAAGTGGCTCCACCAAAGGCTCATGAAGTTCGCATTAAG ATTTTGGCTTCAGGAATCTGTCGCTCAGATGACCATGCAGTGAGTGGCTCACAGTACACAAAATTTCCCGCTATTCTTGGTCATGAAGGTGTTGGTGTTGTGGAAAGTATTGGAGAAGGAGTTACCTGTGTGAAACCAG GAGATAAAGTCATCCCACTCTTTCTCCCAATGTGTGGAGAATGCAAGAATTGCAAACATCCCAGAGGCAATATGTGCGACAAACATGG CCTTGGTGTAGAGGCTGCATTAATGGCTGATGGCACCAGCAGGTTCACTTACAAAGGGGAGCCAATCCATGCTTTTGGTAACACCAGCACATTCACAGAATACACTGTGCTACGTGAGGACGCTGTGGTCAAAATTGATGCTGCAGCACCTCctgaaaaagtgtgtcttattgGCTGTGGATTTTCTACTGGCTATGGTGCTGCTATCAATACTGCAAAG GTGGAGCCTGGTTCTACCTGTGCCGTTTTTGGGCTGGGAGGAGTTGGTCTGTCTGCTGTCATGGGCTGTAAAGCAGCTGGAGCTTCCCGAATTATTGCAATTGACATCAACAAGGATAAATTTGCCAAAGCCAAAGAGCTGGGTGCCACAGAATGCATTAACCCAAATGATTACAAGAAACCCATTGAGGATGTACTCGTTGAGATGACCAATGGTGGTGTTGACTATTCCTTGGAAGTGATTGGGCGCCATGAAACCCTG AATTCTGCTCTGGCTGCTTGCCACAAGAATTATGGAATCAGTGTGATGGTGGGAGTGCCTCCTTCGTTGTCTCAGATGACCATTATGCCAACGCTACTTTTCACAGGCCGTACTTGGAAAGGAAGTTTGTTTGGCG GTTGGAAAAGCAAAGTTGCTGTTCCTAAGCTGGTTTCAGATTTTATGCAGAAAAAGTTCACTCTGGATCCCTTAATCACTCACACGTTACCTTTGGATAAAATCAACGAAGGCTTTGAGTTGCTCCGGGAAGGAAAAAG TATTCGCAGTGTGCTGGTATTTTAA